From a region of the Odoribacter splanchnicus DSM 20712 genome:
- a CDS encoding RNA polymerase sigma factor, producing MEFIEDDEIIRLFHERKREQEAFRLLVNKYKERLYWHIRKIVINHDDTDDLLQNVFVKIWQGLQEFRNDSKLYTWMYRIATNESLNFLNEKSRKVYGNSDEISVYLENTLESDTYFSGDKIQKELQRAILTLSERQRLIFNMKYFDDMPYEDMADVLGVAVGTLKATYHNAVKKIEENLKIVDTLN from the coding sequence ATGGAATTCATAGAAGATGACGAGATCATCCGGTTGTTTCACGAAAGGAAGAGAGAACAGGAAGCTTTCCGGTTGCTGGTAAATAAATATAAAGAGCGTTTGTATTGGCATATACGGAAGATTGTGATCAACCATGACGATACGGACGATTTATTGCAGAATGTGTTTGTGAAGATTTGGCAAGGATTGCAAGAGTTTCGCAACGATTCGAAACTATATACCTGGATGTACCGGATTGCAACCAACGAATCGCTGAATTTTCTGAACGAGAAGAGCCGGAAAGTGTACGGGAATAGCGATGAGATTTCTGTATATCTGGAAAATACTTTAGAAAGCGATACTTACTTTAGCGGGGATAAAATACAAAAAGAACTGCAACGGGCTATTCTGACTTTATCCGAACGCCAACGTTTGATCTTCAATATGAAGTATTTTGACGACATGCCTTACGAGGATATGGCAGATGTGCTGGGAGTGGCTGTCGGGACCCTGAAAGCGACTTATCACAATGCCGTAAAAAAAATAGAAGAAAATCTCAAAATAGTGGATACCTTAAATTGA